One window of the Clostridiales bacterium genome contains the following:
- the proS gene encoding proline--tRNA ligase, with the protein MAKEKKFVEAITSMDEDFAKWYTDIVKKAELADYSSVRGCMVIRPYGYAIWENIQKELDRRFKETGHENVYMPMFIPESLLAKEKEHIEGFAPEVAWVTQGGTEHLTERLCVRPTSETLFCEHYAKIVQSYNDLPKLYNQWCSVVRWEKTTRPFLRTTEFLWQEGHTVHALPKEAEEETIKMLNLYADFCKDYLAMPVIKGQKTEKEKFAGARATYTIEAMMHDGKALQAATSHNFGDNFAKVFNIQYTDKDGKLKYASETSWGMSTRIIGAIIMAHGDDSGLVLPPKIAPVQVVIIPISQHIEGVLKAANEIKDRLSKILRVKIDTSDKMPGWKFSEYEMKGVPVRLEVGPKDVEKDQVVLVRRDSRKKIFVKMEEVEEKVAELLDDVHDSLYNKAKANMEKKTYKVLDMDQFKDIADNKPGFIKAMWCGDRECEDKIREIAGTTSRCIPFEQEHISDKCVCCGREAKYMVYWGKAY; encoded by the coding sequence TATGCAATATGGGAAAATATACAGAAGGAGCTTGACAGAAGGTTTAAAGAAACAGGGCATGAAAATGTATATATGCCTATGTTCATACCGGAGAGCCTTTTGGCTAAAGAAAAGGAACATATCGAAGGTTTTGCACCTGAAGTCGCATGGGTTACACAAGGCGGGACGGAGCATTTAACGGAAAGGCTGTGTGTTCGTCCTACTTCTGAAACGCTTTTCTGTGAACATTATGCAAAGATTGTTCAGTCCTATAATGATCTGCCAAAATTATATAACCAGTGGTGCTCAGTTGTAAGGTGGGAGAAAACTACGCGGCCATTCTTAAGAACGACGGAGTTTTTATGGCAGGAGGGTCATACGGTTCATGCATTGCCGAAAGAAGCGGAAGAAGAGACTATAAAAATGTTAAACCTGTATGCGGACTTTTGTAAAGATTACCTTGCGATGCCTGTTATTAAAGGACAGAAAACTGAAAAAGAGAAATTTGCAGGGGCGAGGGCCACATATACCATAGAAGCGATGATGCATGACGGCAAAGCTCTTCAGGCAGCAACTTCCCACAATTTCGGAGACAACTTTGCAAAAGTATTTAATATACAGTATACGGATAAGGATGGGAAGCTTAAGTATGCAAGTGAAACATCGTGGGGAATGTCAACGAGGATAATAGGAGCTATAATCATGGCACACGGGGATGACAGCGGTCTTGTACTTCCTCCTAAAATTGCGCCCGTTCAGGTTGTAATAATACCTATTTCCCAGCACATCGAAGGAGTGCTAAAAGCGGCAAATGAAATAAAGGATAGATTGTCAAAGATTTTAAGGGTTAAAATCGACACGAGCGATAAGATGCCGGGCTGGAAATTTAGCGAGTATGAAATGAAGGGCGTACCTGTTCGCCTTGAGGTAGGACCTAAGGATGTGGAAAAGGATCAGGTGGTTTTAGTGAGAAGGGACAGCAGGAAAAAAATTTTTGTAAAGATGGAAGAAGTTGAAGAGAAAGTAGCAGAGCTGCTGGATGATGTACACGATTCCCTTTACAACAAAGCAAAGGCAAATATGGAGAAAAAAACATATAAGGTTTTGGATATGGATCAGTTTAAAGATATTGCCGATAATAAACCAGGGTTTATAAAGGCCATGTGGTGCGGTGACAGGGAATGCGAAGATAAAATCAGGGAAATTGCGGGCACTACATCGAGGTGCATTCCGTTTGAGCAGGAGCATATATCTGATAAATGTGTTTGCTGTGGAAGAGAGGCAAAGTATATGGTCTATTGGGGTAAGGCATATTAA